The Silene latifolia isolate original U9 population chromosome X, ASM4854445v1, whole genome shotgun sequence genome contains the following window.
AGAATGACATACCAGCAAAATTGACAGAAGACTTCAGAATAGAATCAGAATGATTAGCATTAGAAGCATCATTAATAGACTGTAAAACCTGCTGAGTGACTGAATTGATTATGTTCTGAATCATATCAGAAGGAAACTGATGATGCACAAATTCAGGAACAGACTGAGAAGAAGGATCTGGAACAGCAGATGGTTCATGAAATGGAGTAACTGCTTCATACTGTGAATCTTGATCAGAAAATAACAAATCAGCATGATTAGCAGAAGATTGAGGATGCATACGAGGAGTCTGGACAGGAGCCTTTCCCTTGTTTTTCTTAGCAAGAAAAGCCTTATACTTATAGCAATGTTCCTGAATGTGTCCCTTAATCTTGCAAAAAGTGCAagtcttgagcttataacaatcCTCAATAACATGTCCATCCCTGTTGCAGTGCGTACAATGCTTGAAACCTTCAGCATCTGGATCTTCCTTAGAGCGTTTTTGCGGACCCTGAGAATCAGATACTGAGGAATGATGCCTCTTCTTAGCAGCATAAGCAGCAGAACCAGCAAACACATCACCAGAAGCATCATTGATGTGTTTCTGCTTCTCAATTTTCTGTAGTAACCCCAAAGCTTTGTTGATGGGAGGAAGTGGTTCCATGGACAAAAGAGTGGTCTGAACGTGTTCGTATCCAGCATTAAGACCCATaagcagttgaatgagcttgGCATGTGCTTCTCTATCAAGCAAACGTTTAAGCAACTGACACGAACACTTGGACATAACACCACATGTACACTGTGGAATAGGATCAAGATTATCCACGATCTCCCATAAACACTTGAGCTTGCTATAATATTCAATCAGTGTAGAATTATCCTGACTAACATTGCTAAGGTCTTTCTTTAAATCATAGAGCTCCAGAGCATTAAGCTGGCCATATCGCTCAATGATCTCGGACCAAAGTGCCTTGGAAGAAGAAGCATATTGAAGATTCTCACGCAAATTCTTTTCCAGAGAATTCAAGATCCATCTGAGCACAAGAAGATCCACACGAACCCACTGATTGTATTTTTTGTCCGTCTTAGGAGGTGCAGCAACTTCACCAGTGATGAAACCAGTCTTATTTTTGGAGAAGAGAGACTGACAACATCACGCGCCATTGAATGAAGTTAGAACCATCAAACAACCGAGCGAAAGAAGTTGTAAGTTTGGGTCCGGTCGAGGGAGATAGGAAGAGAGGATCATCAAGCAAGGAGTAGTAACTAGTTTCAGAAGAATCACCCATATTTGCAGTAAAAATTAGAGAAATGATGAAACAGAATCAGAGATTCGTACAAACAGAAGAAAGAAATCTTTGATTGGAACAAAGATTATGAAGAAAAAAGAAACGCGGAAGCAAAAACTTATGATTTTGGATCGAATTTTGAAGCTGATACCATATGAAAACACTAATCAATCATGATCAAGTATGATGAACATGATGAAGAATGGTGAGAAAGATGAAGATATGAATAGaagattttagagagaggaacGAGAGAGAGAAATGTGTAGAAGAGAGAAAAATGATTCTTGTATTATGATGTTGTAGTTTACAGAATTACATTGTTCAAGTATATATAACAAATTCTGTTATGCTCTTAACTAACTTCTTCAACAACTTTGTAACAAACTTTCTAGCTTTGACTTCTTGACTTTCTATACATCCTATATTCCTATAAAAGTACATAGTTAGAATAACAAAATTAAGTTATTGTTTAATTATATCAACATAAACAGGCGATTGAAGCAATGAATGTCTAACATAAAGTTTAAACCATGACAATCCGATTAAATCTTGACACAACTCTAGCTCTACATGTTGACGATATCGTTGCAAACAACACTACAGGGTTATGTTCCGAGATGGCAATTGgaaaatttgatttaatgtaAGGCTTCGTTTTTGGGTTATGCATACATATGATTAATTAGACGCAAAATTAGTGTATGTAGAAGTTGAAGATATTAGAAGCAGTACTACACAATGATCTCACTGTACCATGTCGCAGTACTACACAATGATCTCACTATACCATATCGCTGTACATCCTaattagggatggcaatgggtagggtctgggtagagTCCGTCTAGACCTGGAcccggacccgagattttccctttggacccggacccgacccagacccgcaagggtctaaaatttgaggacccatacccggaccctatgggtaagggtagggtctgggtctacccgcggatccgagtttcagccactttagaTTAACAGCTAttgggtctataatattaaaaaaaaaattcatactactttaacattatgagtttattaatttctattgtacactaccaaatccaatatacataccaaagagattaagaaagacaaacaagacctaaattaattttacatccaaatacatgtgaaagaatcaaactcggaaccCAAAAATCAACCGTACTTGATAGCCGTCTCCATCTGACCGTCGATGGCtgtcgttaatggtggttgtcggtcaccgccgagaggtggttgccagtcgcgtataagtgctgtggtggtggttttcttgtgtcactggtggagtggtggtattgtcagaagagtttggttgggttttatcaccTTATGGGAAGAGGGAAGAGAAAGGAGTggggatcctctgtcccatttggtGTCCCAATCTGTGTGCCACTCCAATCACCTTCTAACACATCAACAAATAaatataattattgcaatattttattttgcaacaaGTGATGTGTCAGAAGGTGATTGGAGTGACACACAAATTgggacacaaaagtgggacagagGATCCTTACTGAAGAGgaagagactttagttgggtttctacggTCTGTCAGTATGAATTCAGAgaagttgtgatttttttttttattttttttttaataaagggtctaagggtcgggtatgggtctcataacttagacccggacccggacccgaaatattttcttaagacccatacccgacccctACCCATTGGGTATGAAAAAATGAGATCCATACCCGAttcattagggtccgaccctcagggtctggttcgggtccccgacccactgccatccctaatcCTAATCAATGAGAAAATTGAAAAGAGACGATATTTCTTAGAACAACAATCTCAATAAACCATCGAGATGTCCTCTTATTGATTATAGTGTAGGATGATATGATATATTATACGAGTATACCTAATAATCATGATTATAGCCATGTACGAGTAAATCACCACTCCTTCCATCCCAGTCAATAATTTATACTTACTTTACTTTTTCCttataaaacaaaacaaatatAAATCATTCACAGAAACAGAGAAAAATCGAaaatagtttattaaataaaataaatgtaaatcaTTCACAGGAACTGAGGAATTACGGAGTAGCAAACAAAATAGTCCTTCTAGTTATTGAAAGATAAGTccacaaacacaacacaaaacAACCAAAAAAGGAGAGGTCTTGGGAGTGGAAGGGGAATATCATGGAAAGCAAAAGTTAGAAAGACCCAATAACAAAAGGCTTGGCTTTGAAGCCTTCAATTTTTCTCAAGATAAAAAAGACAGAGCCTTTTTCCACTAGAGACAGCCTTACATATGTCAAGTATGTGTATATATGATCTTTACTAGCCTACCTTTCATATCATACCCACCACCATTTTCCCTACTCCTTTTTTTCCTCTTAAAAACAAGTAAACCCAAACTACAAGCAAAGCAACTCCCTTTACATATATACTCATCTAGGAATGAAAGTTCCCATTTCTACCAATCTCAACTGCAATTCCGCCACCACGAAATCGTCCACCACCGCTTTACAAACCCTGAATCCGAACCAgcacaacagcaacaacaacaacaacaacaacaacagcaacaccCAGTGTTACGAGCCAAAGTCAGTACTAGACCTCCAAAGGAGTCCTAGTCCGGCTACCAAACCGCCTCCGGAGAGCTCTTACCACCCTCCGAACGCTGACCTGGACAATTTGGACGGTTGGGATTCAATTCTATCAGAACTGGGGCTTAATGATGATAATTACTCTAatccaaataataataataataacaattctTCAAAACTATTACTCTCACATATTAACTCATGTTCTGATTCCCAATCCCTTATCACACAACTCTTCCCTGACTTCCCTTCCTCGCAATCATTTGATCATACCTCGTCTCTACCGTCTGATTACTCCTCTTCCTTCCCTGACTTCTCCTATACACCAAATCTAACTTCGAATTTCGGACCCTTCgatcaaaacaacaacaacaacgaaaaCGATAATACTAAtactgataataataataatattaacactGGCACCAACTTCGGCCTTGATTTCCTTGACGACCTTTTGCGTGCAGCACAAGCATTCGAGTCTAACGACTCACACCTCCTCCACGTGATATTGTCGCGGCTCAATCAACGACTAAGATCACCCATCGGAAAGCCTCTACAACGTGCCGCCTTCTACTTCAAGGAAGCCTTGCACCACCTCTCCGTCACCGCCGCTGCCACCGCCATCGCCGCCGCCACACCACGGCCGGTGAAACTATCATCATACGACGTCGTTCAGACCATTCGCGCCACTAAGGCGTTCGCTGGAATTTCGCCGATTTCTCTCTTTGCTGCCTTCGCTGCTAATCAAGCCGTATTGGAGGCGGTTGATGGCGCGTCGTGTATCCACATTGTCGACTTCGATATCGGTTTCGGAGGCCATTGGTCGTCGTTCATGCGTGAGCTCGTCGATAAGGCCATTGATGCCGATAATTTGACGTCGATTTTCTTGAGAATTACGGCGATTGTTCCTGAAGAATATGGCGTAGAGAGCAAGCTAGTAAGAGAGAATCTATCACAGTTTGCTATTGAATTAAACCTtaattttcaaatcgattttgttCTTATACCAACGTTTGAAATACTGTCATTTAAATCAGTGAAATTCATCGACGGCGAGAAGATCGCGGTGCATCTCTCGCCGTCGGTATTTCACCGCTTCGCAAATAATTCGCGAAGCGGAATTTCAAAATTCGTCGCGGATCTCCGAGCTATATCGCCGAGTGTGATCGTGGTGGTGGATAGAGAGGTCGGAATTGACGTAGGAACGGCGTCGTTTGGGGTGAGTTTCATCGCCGGGATTGAATTCTACACAGGTATGCTGGAATCGCTCGACGTGGCGGCTGCTGGAGGTTTCATCGGCGGCGGTGATTGTGTGAGGAAAATCGAGACGTATGTGCTTCGACCGAGGATAATGGCGGTGGTGAAAGCAGCAGGGAGAACGGCAGGACGGCGAAATTCGGCTTGGCGAGAAGCATTTAATGTGGCGGGAATGAGGGTTGTAGGGTTTAGTCAGTTTGCTGATTTTCAAGCTGAGTGTTTACTTCGTAGGGCACAGATTGGAGGCTTCCACGTGGCGAAACGTCACGGggagatgatgttgttttggcaTGATCGGCCACTTGTCGCAACTTCGGCTTGGAAGTGTTAGCGTTTTTCACGCTAATGGAAAATGAGTTGGCGTCAACCTGGTTATATATCTCGTATGTGTAAACAAACATATGCGAGTATTGTTGTGGTTGATTAGTATGTAAATTTACAATTGATAAAATTTTCATATTATGGTTGCGATAAATAAGGTTGTAATCAAGGTGGGTCGAGTAATTGTCATGCATTTTGGTGATCATATTGTAGGCGAGTTGACACTGAAAAGTGAAAACGATAGATCAATGGTCAGATGGTGCTTAGCTTACTTGACTATACAATGTACTGTAAAATTTAGTAGTTGTAAAATGGAATTGATGATCGATCAACTCTTCTCATTGTGCAATTCGTATTAAGATATTGTTTGTACACTCCAAATACGGTAATACCATGTTAGATAGCATACGGAAGAAGAAGGAgattaatgttcgttggttagcTCCTCCGCTCTACTGGTTAGTGTTGAATATCGATGGAGCCTCGAAGGGCAATCCGGGCCCTTCAGGAGACAGGAGCTGGGGGGATTTTTCGGGATTTGTCGGGAAATACCATAGAAGCCTTTCCTGAACGTTTAGGTGAGGCAACTGTTACGACTTACGAGGGCCGAGTTGCTGGCTTTACGAAGGGGTTTGATGATTGCATTGGAAAGAGGGATGTCTAAACTCATCATTCAAACGGACTCGAAAATGATTATGACTTTCATGGAGGATGTCTCGAAGGTACAGGCTGCTCATTCGCGCATGTGTAACATTTGCAAATCTTTATAACGGACTCAACATGGAGGGTGGAGATGTGTGAAGAATCACATGTAGGTCTCCCACATGGGAGAAATAGAGAATAGTGATCCCTCTTATAATTCAAGGGGCTACTCCttccattgccaattggttttgggattgAACCTCCTCGGACTTGTGAACTGGACACTCTATCCTCCTCGACGGGTGCGGCCCAGACCCATATGCTatctaacatggtatcagagcccaaggtttagTCCTGGGTTGTGAGGCGAAGACGGGTCCGAAAAGCGACGATGTTCCCGTGCGACGAAAAACTAGGCCACTATTTAGCGGGTCCGAAAAGCGACGACGTTCCCGCCCGACAAAACAGGTTCGAAAAATTGCGGCGTTCCTGTCGATTGATCGAAAGGAGACCTTACATGTGAGGGGGCGTGTGAAGAATCACATGTAGGTCTCCCACATCGGAGAAATAGAGAATAGTGATCCCTTTTATAATCCAAGGGGCTACTCCTCCCATTGCCAAATAGTGATCCCTCTTATAATCCAAGGGGCTACTCctcccattgccaattggttttgggaagCGAATGGATGTGCTGATTGGTTGACAAATTTGGGAGTACAGCAGGATCAACAACTAATAAGTCGAACTTCTCGAGACGTCTTTTTGAGCTGGCTCAACACGATGTTGGAGGCGTTGCTTGGCCTCGTTTGGTTCCCTTATCGGCCTCCTAGTTCTGTTATATAATAGGTTTAgttcttttttcgtttttcacTTTGTTTCTGTTATGTTTGGGTTTATCCCGCGCTTcgctttaccaaaaaaaaaaaaaacttagagGTAGATGCAACTCGAACCAAGGGAGATACAATAAAAGAGGcacgaaatataaataaaaagGTACGGAAGATTGGTTTCTCAATAACATTATGAAATACCGTTTCTCTCAAGTTttagtattttttttaaaatatttataCTTTTGGGAGGACTTATACAAGTGAATAAGTGGGTATGTGATGTGGGCATGTGGACATGTGAGAGAACTCAGAGAAGTCCTTATTTTACCATGAATTTTCTAGTTCACAAATTGTTGTGTAAGACCCTTTTACTCATAAGACTAGCCCATTAATTAAAAGCCCAAATAAATTACTCAATAAATttgtataaaaatattttattttgataaccaaaaattttagattgataaCTTGTATATTTAAACGTGGTAGTTTTTATCATTAAAATGTCGagttgttaaaataaaattaaaatataaatgaaattatatttaataattggACTTCTCTGTCAGTCCTATAGAAGAGTTGTTGTTTCTAATGTTGTTTTCATTTCCTTGATCCTTATGTCAAATAACAAAGGATCGAGACAAGAGATTACAGTTCAAGTCTACTTTAGTCCGAAATAACCATGACTTCACTTCAATTTAAAGAGTACCACAAACTCTTGTTTAATACCCTCTTAAAATAAAGACCTCATCCATAATTAAACCTGACAAACAGGTCAATTAAATATGATCAATTCGGACCAAGTCGTTTCAAATTTGTAAAAATTCAGATCAAATAAGAACGGATCGAAACATTTTAGACTCAAAATTTTCGAACCTGTTATTACCAAATTATTTACACATAATAATCAGTTTATAGCAATGAGTCAAGATCAAACAATACTAATTCAGATCAATTCAAATCCAATTAACTTACCCACAAATCCACACAATCGACTTAAATAACACACCCAAATGACCTAACCCCAAATCATAATCTCCCTCCCATTGAACCCAAAGTCAAACCCCATTCCACCAAATCATCACTCCACTCCTCCGCTTCCCCTAACAATGGGCAAAGGCGGCGGTTGTGTCCCCAGCAAAAAGAAACaccctcccaccaccaccacaacaaccaccgcatcaaccaccacaccaccacctccaaaACCCTCcacatcctcctcctcatcctccacCCCAACCTCCCCCACCACCATCGCTGCCGCACCCGCCGCCGCAACCGCACCAGTCAATTCAATCAGCACCGCCCCTCTGAAACTATTAATCGTCTTCTACTCAATGTACGGCCACGTAGAACAGCTAGCGCGGCGTATGAAGAAAGGTGTTGATTCCGTTGACGGAGTCGAAGCGGTGTTATATAGAGTCCCCGAGACGCTTTCGAATGACGTGTTGGCTCAGATGATGGCCCCGGAAAAAGACGATTCTATCCCTGTGATCTCGTCGCTTGAAGATCTTGCGTCTGGGTCTGGGTTTTTGTTTGGGTTTCCGACTCGGTATGGGTCTATGTCGGCTCAAATGAAGGCGTTTTTCGATTCGACTGGACCGCTTTGGAAGGATCAGACGCTTGCTGGGAAGCCGGCTGGGTTTTTTGTTAGTACTGGCACTCAGGGTGGCGGTCAGGAGAC
Protein-coding sequences here:
- the LOC141622081 gene encoding uncharacterized protein LOC141622081, producing the protein MYFYRNIGCIESQEVKARKFVTKLLKKLVKSITEFSLFSKNKTGFITGEVAAPPKTDKKYNQWVRVDLLVLRWILNSLEKNLRENLQYASSSKALWSEIIERYGQLNALELYDLKKDLSNVSQDNSTLIEYYSKLKCLWEIVDNLDPIPQCTCGVMSKCSCQLLKRLLDREAHAKLIQLLMGLNAGYEHVQTTLLSMEPLPPINKALGLLQKIEKQKHINDASGDVFAGSAAYAAKKRHHSSVSDSQGPQKRSKEDPDAEGFKHCTHCNRDGHVIEDCYKLKTCTFCKIKGHIQEHCYKYKAFLAKKNKGKAPVQTPRMHPQSSANHADLLFSDQDSQYEAVTPFHEPSAVPDPSSQSVPEFVHHQFPSDMIQNIINSVTQQVLQSINDASNANHSDSILKSSVNFAGPFH
- the LOC141622157 gene encoding scarecrow-like protein 15 produces the protein MKVPISTNLNCNSATTKSSTTALQTLNPNQHNSNNNNNNNNSNTQCYEPKSVLDLQRSPSPATKPPPESSYHPPNADLDNLDGWDSILSELGLNDDNYSNPNNNNNNNSSKLLLSHINSCSDSQSLITQLFPDFPSSQSFDHTSSLPSDYSSSFPDFSYTPNLTSNFGPFDQNNNNNENDNTNTDNNNNINTGTNFGLDFLDDLLRAAQAFESNDSHLLHVILSRLNQRLRSPIGKPLQRAAFYFKEALHHLSVTAAATAIAAATPRPVKLSSYDVVQTIRATKAFAGISPISLFAAFAANQAVLEAVDGASCIHIVDFDIGFGGHWSSFMRELVDKAIDADNLTSIFLRITAIVPEEYGVESKLVRENLSQFAIELNLNFQIDFVLIPTFEILSFKSVKFIDGEKIAVHLSPSVFHRFANNSRSGISKFVADLRAISPSVIVVVDREVGIDVGTASFGVSFIAGIEFYTGMLESLDVAAAGGFIGGGDCVRKIETYVLRPRIMAVVKAAGRTAGRRNSAWREAFNVAGMRVVGFSQFADFQAECLLRRAQIGGFHVAKRHGEMMLFWHDRPLVATSAWKC
- the LOC141622159 gene encoding putative NAD(P)H dehydrogenase (quinone) FQR1-like 2 isoform X1: MGKGGGCVPSKKKHPPTTTTTTTASTTTPPPPKPSTSSSSSSTPTSPTTIAAAPAAATAPVNSISTAPLKLLIVFYSMYGHVEQLARRMKKGVDSVDGVEAVLYRVPETLSNDVLAQMMAPEKDDSIPVISSLEDLASGSGFLFGFPTRYGSMSAQMKAFFDSTGPLWKDQTLAGKPAGFFVSTGTQGGGQETTAWTAITQLAHHGMLFVPIGYTFGAGMFKMDSIRGGSPYGAGVFAGDGTRQPTDTELALAEHQGKYMAAVVKRLAQP
- the LOC141622159 gene encoding putative NAD(P)H dehydrogenase (quinone) FQR1-like 2 isoform X2 produces the protein MGKGGGCVPSKKKHPPTTTTTTTASTTTPPPPKPSTSSSSSSTPTSPTTIAAAPAAATAPVNSISTAPLKLLIVFYSMYGHVEQLARRMKKGVDSVDGVEAVLYRVPETLSNDVLAQMMAPEKDDSIPVISSLEDLASGSGFLFGFPTRYGSMSAQMKAFFDSTGPLWKDQTLAGKPAGFFVSTGTQGGGQETTAKKCGSGAIYSSIMRSFIRCGRAQLESRKMFLRVLQ